DNA from Danio aesculapii chromosome 10, fDanAes4.1, whole genome shotgun sequence:
gtatttaaattttatgtaaactttaatcatttattttattttatttaatttattttgtctactactactactacatcagGGACTaacaaggagaaaaaaaaagtgaattaaaatCTTACGCAGCCAGGAGTATTGCAGCCGTCCCCACAAGCTGCAGTTTTCCTCTCAGGACAGACATGCACGAAAGAAAGCGGTCCAGGTAATTGACAGCCAGATACAGGGTCTCCGAGCACAGCTTGTATTCTTCACCAACTTCCACCAGCCAGTCCACAAGGATGACCCTCATGCAGTTGGTTATGTCAGGCTGCTTCCTCATATAGCCAGGTTTTGGTCTGTATTTAACCTGAGacacaaaaaaatgtgtgtagatgcagagagaaaaaaaaaaaaaaaaaaaaaaaaaaaaaaaaaaaaaaaattcctaaaaCAGGTTAAACTGAAGACACAAACTTCGCATTCACGCAGGTATCTGTGGATGTCCTCAGCATATTCAGGAACACACAAGACGTCCTCAGAGGAAGCAGATTCTTCATCAGCCAGTGAATGCATGGATGAATCCATACATGACCCTGAAGTTTTTAGAAAGAGTTTTAGGCCACAAATCCACCTGCGATATGGATTCGCACATTCAAAATAATCTTGTTGGAAACTACACGCTGTATAACCAAGGACAAACtcaaccaataagcgaggtaagcagttGCTTGGGGGCCCGcagtttgggaaaaaaaaaaaaaaaaaaaaaaaaaaggggttttaaaacctggaattgcttagggcccccaaatcccTGAGTCCACCCCTGTCTATACCTGCAAGTTAACCGTTTGTATACTGCCCAACGTAGAACTCTTTTctgattttttataaaaatgtaatgatatGCACCTTTAAGCTGATTTGGAACAATAACTGAGAATTACTTTAAGTAAATTTAATGAACAAAAATTACTTCGGTTTCATTTGGGGGAGGGCGAATGTGGTCGTCTACATTGAAAATATTCATGTGTTCATCACTTTTGATCAGTTGAAATTAAGCCAATATTTTAACTCATTCAACCACCTATTAAATTTAGTTTGACAAATTACTTAACCTTTTCTATACTACTTAGCAGAAGATTACTATTGTACTGCATTAATGCATGCAAAATTCAAAAGCACTCAATTTCTACATGCAAAGTTACAGTAGTGATTGCATTTTACCATTTACGTAAAACATACAAGTGTTGGTGTAACATTAAAAGTTGTAGAGGAGTAATGCAATATTTTTTGAACATGTAACTGGTTATTTTAgcttaattagcttttaaaaagacaaattgctgaattaaaatcagTCATTGAATAGTCAATGAGAGAACGTTCAACGCGTTGAagaggaaaaggggattgtctcaatggacagtgatttgaCTTGagacaaacacattgctttaaactttcaataatctgtatatgcGGCACATAACTCTGGGGCCAAGTAGTTCTCATAACATAATCCtaaattatttttgcttttaaaaaaaaataaataaataaaaaaataaaaaataataataataataataataatacattaaataaataaaaacaaaaaggtgTAGGTTTGATTTAAACAGAGCTCCTCTAATTGCGGAGCTCCTCAATTAACAAACAAGTTCTGATAGAGaaaagcctcagccaggtaataaaaatgtaatgcattactagcCATAAAAACAAACCAAGTAACAACTAGTTACCTTTTCGGGGAGTAACTGAATatcgtaatgcattactttcaaaagtaactttccccaacactgactaACAGCAGTCAGAAGCAATAGAGTAGCTTCAAAGCAGTAACAGTTACTTCGAAGCCAAACCAAACGTGGATACATGTGGTATTAAACTTATTCTTGTACAGTTTAACACACCTGAGCAAAGATCTTGAACAGCATCGTCGAGTACCAGCAGCTCTGAAGGGAGCAGGAATGACGTTGACTTGACTGACTGCACAGTGACTGTCTCAATCACACGATCACCAAGTGGCGCTCTGAACGTGCTTACGTCACGCGTAGATACCTCCTGAAGCGTCTGGTCATGTTTGGACGCAACCTTGGTAAAACGAGAAAAGGGTCAATTTGTTAATCCGCCTGAGAGTAAAAAAGATAAACCCCTGAAATGTACCTGTCCAAATACGCGATTATGTTGATCATTCTCGGTCAAAACACCGAGCACAACTCTTTGGCCGGACTTGAGCGCGCGCTGGCTTTCCGGTCTTCCCATAATGTTCTCCTGACGACTGGAATGAGGAGCAAAACTGCGCGAAGACATCTTTATCTGCCAAAaacgagattttttttttcaagatttcatGTCATTTAATATTGAAGTTTCCATTTAAATCGAAACGATTCAAAACAAACCTTTTATATCGTCAAACTCTTTTTAAAACGTATGAACTTTCAGTGGATTgattaaagtgctttacaatttAATATCACGCTAACTAATTTATACTTGCAGGTGGCCAATCAGCATGAGGCTAGTTGATGATTTACCTAATTAATGTTGCTTTTCTCAGGTGTTGCAAATAATGTTTCGACAACACCGCAACCATGGAAACGCGACTGGCAGTGGTTTTCATTTTAGTATTTAGGTTATGATGAGTAGTTAATACCCCTCATTTAGATATCTAGAATTATATTAAGTCTCTCTTCAAACAAAAAGGCAACTAAAACATTGAATGCGATGTTTTTATGTAATTTGTATTGATAATATTCAGGGTttgacattacattttttttgatcaccagccattgTGGCTAATAgttttccaacgttactagccactcgccattttcactagccacaattttgttgttgttgggaaaatatatttgcataaatttgaCATTGGCATggtaaaattaattcatttaaatgatgtgttaTGTTCACATGCCTCCTTAACTTTTTTTATTCCACATGACCTTTTAGGGCTCAACAGTAAGGATCTACTTTTTGtcctctggccacaccaaactaattatttccttgccacaatttttttttaaattgtcaaaacaagctaaatgtagctgtatacatacactttattcaacaaaaatgtttttttttttataattgacatttaaaaaattattctcatgtatctaaaactgTACACAGTAGTTTTCCACACTAAATATCCCAGACCATCAGgtaactataaataaatgaagagtcAATCCCCTATTAAAGCAATgctattgtaaaggatgataattaaaccatattgacgcagcttgtcgcacgagcttgcgttttcTGTCTGATGCCTTCGCGTGCGTATaattggaagtctatggggagaaaagtctagtgtgaccgcagctttactgcaagcaaaagaaagaaGGTGAAAAACATTCTGTCTGCAATAATGAAAAGATGATCACGTGCACACGGTTAACCTTAGGCCCATTAATAATGTGGTTCAAAGATGGTAAAAGCAAAAGCAGCAACAGCGGCTGCATACAAAAAAtatggagctcttgaaagcagcaggactgtgggtgcatgggCACCGCTTTTTTCCAATCTATTCAAAGAGAAACGATTGCACCAATTGCGTTTCCAGGCACAGGTGTTTTGAgcaaggaaacgggagctttTAAACCCATCacgcgcatcacatcagctgttcctcactcACAACGTCAACGTCACCGTGCGCCTCATCATcttctcattcggtattcacctgcttacGTTTGCTCACATGAACAGTTATCAATCGTGCTGCTTCTCAGTTCTAAAagcacatttgcacgcatattgacaAATGGCCTTAAACTAAAATTGTGATCTTTAGGGACGAGGCAGCTCTGGCAACTTACAAatgattttcaaccagccaaagtggctagtgggggtgtctgtctgtctagccaCGGTTGAAAGCTAcccgtaatgtaatgtaatgtaatgtcaacagtgttgccagatgttgctgactgtttccagcccaaacgATGTAGAAAAATCGCTGAAAACCAAAAAGCACCACCCAACAATCAATAGAATATAATAAATTGGGTTGAGGCTGAGGAGCTTGGGGGTGATGTGGTgtcggggagggagatcacaagtgtttctacactgttctaagcatatgtatgcgaagaacgggggctatggcatctctttagGAGATCAAAATAGGTGTATGAGGGCAGActggggctggcgggcacgctgttggaaaaccgcccaaattttcactacccgcctgtcattttttacccacaaaaataaactgaaaactgcCCAATTGGGCGAGAAACCGCACAATATGGCAACACTGAATGTTATAGTATTTATACTGTGAATTCcttagcttttttattattttcttacatttgtaatactaataatactatgtAAATAAGTAGtagattaattcatatttttagacTTGTACAAACTTTGTTGAACTCCCTCTTAAACACATTTGAACTTTTATGAATGAACACTATAAATTATATCTGATGACAATTTTTTGGTTGAAAAGAAATGTTATGATTTAGCCAATCCTAAATGCAcacaatgaaaaataataaatgcacatttcaaaacaccTCACAGGACCTTTAACAATGATGGCAAACTACAGGACTGTATGTTCGTAGACAcatagtgtttctttacaaagtctCAGCACCATCTACAGGCCTGGCATGAGTAATACACCTGTGTGGATGGTGATCATTTTTGATAATGTTTTCAATGAAAAGTTGAAAACATTATTCAttgtccttcggcttaatccctttattcatcaggggtcaccacagctgaatgaaccgccaacttatccagcatgttttatgcagcggatgctcttccagctgcaacccacctatagtgaattgagtaaactaaattggctatagtgtatgagtgtgtgtgtaaatctaagagtgtatgggtgtttcccagtactgggttgtggctggaagggcatccgctgtgtaaaacatatgctggttcatcccactgtggcgacccctgataaataaggcactaagtcgaaggaaaatgaatgaaataaagtgTTCATTTTGGATAACTGTTTTAAAATACTATAATTAATCGCCCTGTTTTGCAATTCATATGTAACCCGCAGTGCAAACAATGGATTTTTGAGTATAATGTACCATTGTACATTCAGGTAAAGCataatgcctgaataataattgTAAGAATTAAGAAAAATAGGAGGAAGAAAAGCAGTGTGTCACACAGCAGGACACACTCTTGTCAACAGCCGTGATTCATGAGAAATACAGTAGTTGCACTACATGTTTGCATTTCTAGATACTGGGGATATTTATACCAGCGTGGGCTCTAATTTAAGTCTGACTCCAGCAAAGAGCGCTCCGAATTGAATATCTTACAGCATGGGCCTTGACCGGGGACTTCTTGAGAAATGAGATTCTCTGCAGGTGTCAGACTACAAAGCCGCTGAAAATCCAATTAAAGTTCTCATTACAATAAAATACAGCAAGGCAGAATTCAATATGTCATACACAAACAGCTCAGGATCACACGGAAATGAAGCATTCACAACAACAAACACAATTTAGTGTAGATTTAAAGGGCCCCTGCTATGCTTTGCCTTTAGCTTTGTTGAGCTGCTTGTAAATGTAAACGGTTAGCAAAGTTTTAAAGATAAACTTATAAGCGGAGTCTTATAATGGTGTTAACTGCTTCCTGAATTACATGaacaaacattattaaacatgAAAATGACAGTACACTACTGAAGTATTCCAGTTtaggttttaaatgtttttatactgACTATCATTAGTGCTATAATGCTACTAAGATATAgtaggttggaccccctttttccttcagaactgccttaatccttcgtggcatggattcaataaggtacttgaaatattcctctgagattttgttccatattgatatgatagcatcatacAGTTGCAACAGATTTGTcggaatctcccattccaccacatcccaaaggtgctctgttgcagtgaactcattgtcatgttcaagaaaccagtctgagatgattcgcgctttatgacatgaagcgttatcctgctggaagtagccatcaaaagatggttacactgtggtcataaagggatggacatggtcagcaacaatactcaggtgggctgtggcgttgacacgatgctcaattggtactaatggacccaaagtgtgccaagaaaatatcccccacaccattacaccaccaccaccagcctgaaccgttgatacaaggcaggatggatccatgctttcatgttgttggcgccaaattctgatcctactaTCCGAATAttacagcagaaattgagactcatcagaccaggcaaggtttctccaatcttctattgtccaattttggtgagcctgtgcgaattttagcctcagtttcctgttcttagctgacaggagaaaaacccggtgtggtcttctgctgctgtagcccatccgcctcaaagttAGACGCGTTGTACGttaagagatgctcttctgcatacctcagttgtaaccagtggttatttgagttactgttgcctttctatcagctcaaaccagtctggccattctcctctgacctctggcatcaacaagacatttgcgcccacagaactgccactcactggatattttctctttttcagatcattctctgttaactctagagatggttgtgcgtgaaaatcccagtagatcagcagtttctgaaatactcagaccagcccgtctggcaccaacaaccatgccacattcaaagtcacttaaatcacctttcttccccattctgatgttcgtctgcagatcgtcttgaccatgtctacatgcctaaatgcattaagttgctgccatatgattggctgattagaaatttgtattaacaagctgttagacaggtgtacctaataaagtggccagtgagtgtgggTTGTAGAATGCctgattttgattggctgatgtattttattaaacagGAGATGTTGcagtcagtttaatgtaatttcaGTTAAAATGACTcatattgttaatttaatttaacttaaaagaTTTTTTAAGGCAACCATGTCAGTATTTACACTGCACGTTAGAAAGCGCTGCTGAATATTATcagaaaataaagtgtttttgacTTCTTATAGACAACAGAAGTCATCCTACACCTTGCAGCAAACCTGGAAAAACGCTTACTCCACATTTCCAGTGACAATGTATGAAGTGGTTGCAGGTTTAATGTTGTGATTTAATAGCAGCGAATAAGAAGAACTATTCCTGGCTCTGCATGGGCCTTAGTTGTTGAGTTTATTCTTGGAAACAGGCTCTGTCTGGAACTGATGAATTCTTACCATCCACCATCCCTGGCGCTGCTGTTTTCTCTTTGTCTGGCGGAGAGAGAGAAAAGTTTCAACAATAACAGAGAGCTGACAGCCGGGGTAAACTGTGCCGAACCAGAGGAGATTTAAATCAGGTGATGTGGGTAAAAACAAACCTCAAGGTGTGTTTGCAGCAGAGCTTTTTTCTAACCGTATTTCAGGATGACAGATTCTTTTCCTTTTCAAGTAAACTTATGAAATCAAAAGGAGAAAATTCAAAGAATGCAGAGCAGGAAGACTCACAGTACTGACGCACGTTACTCTCACTGCTGAGGAGAGCTGGTAAAAGCAGAAAACATACAGTCGTTTATTCCCTTGATAAAATACAGCTTTGGAAAAATATTTGAAGGCCGCTTCAAAATTCCCATTTTTTTGGGATTTCTTAGATATGGGTTTGATTAAAGCATTAatggttgttttattttattaagatctgatattattttgtatatatattgttgtttgtAATATCATGTTATTTAGAAGACTTTTTCACCACCCttcaaaatgaaaattgggtcagaataacaaatgttttcactgTTGTGACTGAAAATCAGGGTCATTCCAACATACATTGATTCTTAACATTTATATACAGGCAAATTTATTGCTCCTCCAATAttaagtatttaaattaaattaaataaatatttcccaagtgatttttaaaaaatcatcgtggtagctcagtggttagcaccgtcgcctcacagcaagaaggttgctggttcaagccccggctgggtcagttggcatttctgtgtggagtttgcatgttcaccccgtgttggtgtggatttcctccgggtgctccgtttttccCCATaagccaaagacatgcgctaaaggtgaattgaataaactaattggccttagtgtatgagtgtgaatgagtgtgttgcccagtactgggttgtggctacccaggtagcaaagaattctggcccagatttggcataaatctggcagagcaggcattcatccggcagtggcatacagcatgtgggccaaacatgggcctggtttggcagaggtgtcaccgtctttaaggcggcacacaatacttgggccagatgtaaaatgtagtatttggcccagatgttaataattgttatatgggccatgtgagtctggtctatcttgacccataaaaaacacatctgtattattttcaaataaaaataaaaaattctacctatcaggtcgcttcgaggaaaggcacgcccatagcacgcctaaagtgcaatgattcatgggtttatcaatttcattgcagtcgtgacacaccaacatatctggctcagttatgggttattaccttggctaagacttggcccagatttggtccatgtttggctcttgtctggaagcacagacttggtccagtcatgtaccgtaattcactgcggcatgtgggccaagcaacagctgattgtgtgggccagagctgggccagagatattttgctatgtgggtataaaagggcattcgctgcttaaaacataagGTGGTGGTTCAttttctgtggcgacccctgatgaataaagggactaagccgaaggaaaataaatgaattaaaatttttatagtatttctaacaacattttttcttctagtcttatttattttattttgcctggtaaaaacacctttttaaaaagggaatcaaaaaaaaaaaaattcttaagaggtcaataatattgactttaaacgcttaataaaaaatgtttaaggtcaatattattaaccccttaagAAATATCTTTTTCGATtagctacagagcaaaccacaATAACATTTGGCATACTGGACaaaaacttgcctagttaaattaacttgccaaattaacctagttaaggctttaaattacactttaagctgaatactattatcttgcaaaataactggtaaaatattatgcactgtcaccaTAGCAAAGACTAAATATACtagttattggttattaaaattgctaaaagtatttaaaaataaaaatcttctctccattacttttaaataatgtttaagatcaatattatgaACCCATTAAGAAATCAtgtttggctacagaacaaaccacattTAAAGTTAAACGTAGTTaatttaaaatacactttaagctgaatactaaataataaaagaaaataatcttgtaagtagtaaaatattatgtcatcatgacaaagacaaagactacaagaaattaaatattagtaattaaaattctgttttaaaaaatgtattgaaaaaatctctcctttagcaaacagcacttggtaaatatatatttttaaataattacaatttcacaggagagctaatcattttgctttcaacatttaacttttttttaaacatgtctgAACACAGTccttaattactttaaaaaaatgctgtaaataacaaaattttaattgtaaatattatcagtttaaagaataataaaaaatctacCCAAACACAGAACTatatttggaaaaacagaaaaactgagaattttcaagtggtctcttatttTTTTCACAGTTGTATATACAGTgtaagtctgaattattagccctcctgtgatttctttttaaatatttcccaaattatgcttaacagagcaaggattttttccacAGCATTTcccattacatttttttcttccagagaaagttttatttggttcattttggctagaataaaagcagatttagattttttttaaaaacctttttaaggtcaatattagtagcccctttaagctatttatttttttcgatagtttacagaacaaaccactgttatataataatttgcgtaattaccctaacctgcctaattaacctcgttaagcctttaaattgcactttaagctatcttgaaaaatatctagtaaaatatgatttactgtcatcatggcaaagataaaataaatcagttattagagatgagttatttaaactattaaattcagaaatgtgttgaaaaaatatatccgttaaatagaaattggggaaaaaatgaacagggggctaataattcaagagggctaataattctgacttcaactgtatatgaatgtacatttaaaatgcCTGTAGAGAGCTAGATTGAATTGGATGCTTGCCATTCTATTATCGTGATACACTGCAGCCGACACTCCAGCAGCAGCAGGTACGGCCATAAATTTCCAGTTTTCCCTCGTATTTGCTGCGAGTTGTCGTTGCCAGTTTATAGCTGAGGGCTGTGTGCTGCCAACAGTCTGATGGAGTTTCACACTTTCCTGGAGCTCAGCTGGCATGACTCAAGTTGCTCTGTTAAAATTGAACTGCATAACTGTAGTGAAAAGAGATTAAACTGcgattaaatatgaatttatttagtACAACTACAACTTCTAggagaaaaaaattaactaaattgtaCAATTAATTACCAAAAAGATGCAAGATACAAAGAATTAAACACTATTTACATACTCAGACAATCTTTCAGCAGTtcaacctttaaaatgttttattaaaactcTAAACCaaa
Protein-coding regions in this window:
- the ccna1 gene encoding cyclin-A1; amino-acid sequence: MSSRSFAPHSSRQENIMGRPESQRALKSGQRVVLGVLTENDQHNRVFGQVASKHDQTLQEVSTRDVSTFRAPLGDRVIETVTVQSVKSTSFLLPSELLVLDDAVQDLCSGSCMDSSMHSLADEESASSEDVLCVPEYAEDIHRYLRECEVKYRPKPGYMRKQPDITNCMRVILVDWLVEVGEEYKLCSETLYLAVNYLDRFLSCMSVLRGKLQLVGTAAILLAAKYEEVYPPEVDEFVYITDDTYTKKQLLRMEQHLLRVLAFDMTTPTIHQFLMQYTLEGHVCARTLNLALYLSELSLLEVDPFVQYLPSKTAAAAYCLANYTLNGVLWPENLYAFTGYSLAVIGPCLKELHKLHLGAGSRPQQAIQEKYKSSKYHAVSQLEPVESLPLP